One Silene latifolia isolate original U9 population chromosome 4, ASM4854445v1, whole genome shotgun sequence DNA segment encodes these proteins:
- the LOC141651711 gene encoding uncharacterized protein LOC141651711 codes for MQYHLSDEQPVFFYDDDFIDDVVDKSSMGVSQFLNWVSCNSSEQRDMQVGSHPTELRRAVFYENHVKGPKCFEDIRTVDENVCPTFREACYKLGLIGDDREYIFAIKQAADWGSGFYLQNLFSTLLQSGTLCMPTTVWEETWQLLSDDILYRQRKLLKNSALQLTDEELKNYTLMDIENSLQLNGSSLTIFQGMPLPDSSTTSHHRNTLVMDALSYDKQSLREENERQLSSMTDEQRSVYNEIMDAVLNNRGGVFFVYGYGGTGKTIIWHSLCSGIRRKGEIVVAVASSGIAATLIPGGVIAHSRLSIPLNVNEDSTCSRIKPGSYLTELLIRAKLIIWDEAPMTHKHSFEAVDKSLKDVMRVVNARNAELPFGGNVVVFGGDFRQTLPVVSKGSRGDVVRASLCSSYLRRSCKVLRLTKNMSVQGGRTSDNVDDIRKFSEWILEIGDGLAGGENDGEVDLQFPDDLLIQHVADPIASIVNVTYSDLQNQLCNPDYLQERAILAPTHEIVEEVNDYVLSKIDEEEVIYLSSDEVSNDDRGIGDPDLHST; via the exons ATGCAGTACCACCTTTCGGATGAGCAGCCTGTTTTTTTTTATGATGATGATTTCATTGATGATGTTGTAGATAAATCATCGATGGGAGTTTCGCAGTTTTTGAATTGGGTGTCCTGTAATAGTTCCGAACAACGGGATATGCAG GTTGGTTCACATCCCACCGAACTGCGGAGAGCTGTATTTTATGAGAATCATGTTAAAGGCCCCAAGTGTTTTGAGGACATCAGGACCGTCGACGAAAATGTCTGTCCGACATTTAGAGAAGCGTGTTACAAATTGGGCTTAATTGGTGATGACAGAGAGTATATTTTTGCGATAAAACAAGCTGCAGATTGGGGGTCTGGATTCTACCTTCAGAACCTTTTTTCGACTTTATTACAGTCTGGTACTTTGTGTATGCCGACCACAGTTTGGGAAGAAACCTGGCAGCTTCTTTCTGACGATATACTTTATAGGCAACGCAAACTTCTTAAAAATTCAG CCTTACAACTGACTGATGAAGAGTTGAAAAATTATACTCTAATGGATATTGAAAATTCTCTTCAATTAAATGGGAGTAGCCTAACTATATTTCAAGGCATGCCTCTTCCAGATTCTTCAACAACGTCACACCATCGAAACACGTTAGTAATGGATGCATTATCGTACGACAAACAGTCACTGAGGGAAGAAAATGAGCGTCAGCTTTCTTCAATGACTGATGAACAAAGGTCGGTGTACAATGAAATAATGGATGCTGTTTTAAATAATAGAGGAGGAGTGTTCTTTGTTTATGGATATGGCGGTACTGGGAAGACAATAATTTGGCATTCTTTGTGTTCTGGAATAAGACGTAAGGGAGAAATTGTTGTAGCAGTTGCATCAAGCGGAATTGCAGCAACCTTGATACCTGGTGGTGTAATAGCTCATTCGAGATTAAGTATTCCGCTTAACGTGAATGAGGACTCTACTTGCTCTCGAATTAAGCCTGGTAGTTATTTAACTGAACTTTTGATAAGGGCCAAACTCATAATATGGGATGAAGCACCTATGACTCACAAACATAGCTTTGAGGCTGTTGACAAAAGTTTGAAAGATGTAATGCGCGTTGTGAACGCGAGAAATGCTGAACTTCCGTTTGGTGGTAACGTGGTAGTATTTGGGGGAGATTTTCGCCAAACTCTACCGGTTGTCTCCAAAGGAAGTAGAGGAGACGTTGTGCGTGCATCTCTTTGTTCATCGTATTTGCGGCGTTCCTGCAAG GTGCTTAGACTTACAAAGAACATGAGTGTGCAAGGTGGAAGGACAAGCGACAATGTTGACGATATAAGGAAATTCTCAGAGTGGATCTTGGAAATTGGTGATGGTTTAGCGGGCGGTGAAAATGACGGGGAAGTCGATCTTCAATTCCCAGACGACTTACTCATTCAACATGTGGCAGATCCGATTGCATCAATAGTAAATGTCACATATTCAGATCTACAAAACCAGTTGTGCAACCCAGATTACCTTCAAGAAAGGGCAATTCTCGCCCCTACACACGAGATAgttgaagaggtaaatgactaCGTGTTGTCGAAAATAGATGAGGAGGAGGTTATATATCTAAGCTCCGATGAAGTTTCTAACGATGATAGAGGCATAGGTGACCCTGACCTTCATTCTACTTAA